The following coding sequences are from one Buchnera aphidicola (Cinara confinis) window:
- the acpS gene encoding holo-ACP synthase, whose product MSIIGIGIDMIKINRCKKLILLHGFKILNRILSSNELIKYNNKKKENYLAKIFSVKEALSKASGLNIFSKMFFKNCELGNNKKGKPVLLISGKIKKTLEKLNVKKIFLSITDTEKYVQSIIILEK is encoded by the coding sequence ATGTCTATTATAGGAATTGGAATTGATATGATTAAAATTAATAGATGTAAAAAATTAATTTTATTACACGGGTTTAAAATACTGAATCGTATTCTATCTTCGAATGAACTTATAAAATATAATAATAAAAAAAAAGAAAATTACTTAGCAAAAATATTTTCTGTAAAAGAAGCTCTTTCAAAAGCATCCGGATTAAATATTTTTAGTAAAATGTTTTTTAAGAATTGCGAACTTGGTAATAATAAAAAAGGAAAACCAGTTTTATTGATATCAGGAAAAATAAAAAAAACTTTAGAAAAATTAAACGTAAAAAAAATTTTTCTTAGTATCACTGATACAGAAAAATATGTACAATCTATTATAATTTTAGAAAAATAA
- the rnc gene encoding ribonuclease III, translated as MNSIVIDKLQKFIGYKFTNISLLHHALTHRSASIKHNERLEFLGDSILSFIIAKALYHHFPEANEGDMSRMRATLVRGNTLAEIAYEFSLGNYLQLGQGEQKSGGFKRESILANTIEAIIASIFLDSNIYTVEKIVLQWYKYRFKKINPFSIQKDPKTRLQEYLQAKHFPLPLYNIGKIYGEAHNQVFTITCKINGIHDILIGIGSSRRKAEQNAAQNALIKMEIE; from the coding sequence ATGAATTCGATAGTAATAGATAAATTACAAAAATTTATAGGATATAAATTCACAAATATATCCTTATTACATCATGCATTAACACATAGGAGCGCTAGCATTAAACATAATGAAAGATTAGAATTCTTAGGCGATTCTATATTAAGTTTTATCATTGCAAAAGCATTATATCATCATTTTCCAGAAGCAAATGAAGGTGATATGAGCCGTATGAGAGCTACATTAGTACGTGGAAATACATTAGCAGAAATTGCATATGAGTTTTCTTTAGGAAACTATTTACAATTAGGTCAAGGAGAACAAAAAAGCGGAGGTTTTAAACGAGAATCTATATTAGCTAATACCATTGAAGCTATTATTGCTAGTATTTTTTTAGATAGCAATATATATACTGTAGAAAAAATAGTTTTACAATGGTATAAATATCGTTTTAAGAAAATCAACCCTTTTAGTATACAAAAAGATCCTAAGACAAGATTACAAGAATATTTACAAGCAAAACACTTTCCTTTACCATTATATAATATAGGAAAAATATATGGAGAAGCTCATAATCAAGTATTTACAATTACTTGTAAAATCAATGGAATACATGATATATTAATTGGCATTGGTTCTAGTAGAAGAAAAGCAGAACAAAATGCTGCTCAGAATGCATTAATTAAAATGGAAATTGAATAA
- the smpB gene encoding SsrA-binding protein SmpB, whose protein sequence is MTTQNKKNKNKKKFLNKKAYFNFYIEKKFIAGIQLLGWEVKSIRSGKVQITNGYIVIRNKEAFLINIHLQPLSASSTFYLYDVNREKKLLLKKKEIRILSEYYNIKGYTLIPIQLFWIKSWCKIMIGIARGKNNRDKRIDIKNRLWNREKKTVLKRVLI, encoded by the coding sequence ATGACAACCCAAAATAAAAAAAATAAAAATAAAAAAAAATTCTTAAATAAGAAAGCATATTTTAATTTTTATATTGAGAAGAAATTTATTGCAGGGATTCAACTTCTAGGATGGGAAGTAAAATCTATCAGATCAGGTAAAGTACAAATTACCAATGGTTATATTGTGATTCGAAATAAAGAAGCTTTCTTAATTAATATTCATTTACAACCTTTATCTGCATCTTCTACATTTTATTTGTATGATGTGAATCGAGAAAAAAAATTGTTATTAAAGAAAAAAGAAATAAGAATTTTATCAGAATACTATAATATTAAAGGTTATACATTAATTCCAATTCAATTATTTTGGATAAAATCATGGTGTAAAATCATGATTGGAATAGCTCGTGGAAAAAATAATCGAGATAAACGTATAGATATTAAAAATCGTTTATGGAATCGAGAAAAAAAAACTGTGCTTAAAAGAGTTTTAATTTAA
- a CDS encoding KH domain-containing protein, with the protein MLESLIWTNKEQNLLNYMEKKNIYYITIINKIDKIKNKTLLLPYIKKIYQKTLNKKIILISATKDKNLNQVIKLIQEKMPKNIYQYPKEKKSIYNIQFLITEIIRETLLNFLNKEIPYNIKIYIPSIIKNLKKEYNIDAIILVPNIRYKKIIIGQKGKKIKRFSIISRKKIENFLYKKTHLKLWVKLSNIQKNI; encoded by the coding sequence ATTTTAGAATCTTTAATCTGGACAAATAAAGAACAAAATTTATTAAATTATATGGAAAAAAAAAATATATATTATATAACCATCATTAATAAAATAGATAAAATAAAAAATAAAACTTTATTATTGCCATATATTAAGAAAATATATCAAAAAACACTCAATAAAAAAATTATTTTAATTTCTGCTACAAAAGATAAAAATCTAAATCAAGTGATTAAATTAATACAAGAAAAAATGCCAAAAAATATATATCAATATCCTAAGGAAAAAAAATCAATCTATAATATACAATTTTTAATCACGGAAATAATTAGAGAAACGTTGCTGAATTTTTTAAATAAAGAAATACCATATAATATAAAGATATATATACCAAGTATTATTAAAAATTTAAAAAAAGAATATAACATTGATGCTATTATTTTAGTTCCAAATATTCGATATAAAAAAATAATAATTGGTCAAAAAGGAAAAAAAATAAAACGTTTTAGTATAATATCAAGAAAAAAAATAGAGAATTTTTTATATAAAAAAACACATTTAAAACTATGGGTCAAATTATCTAATATTCAAAAAAATATCTAA
- the mnmA gene encoding tRNA 2-thiouridine(34) synthase MnmA yields the protein MIFKHEQFMKKNKKVILAMSGGVDSSVSAWFLLKKKYHVEGLFMKNWEEDDTKEYCAARKDLEDARHVCKTLGIYLHVINFSTEYWEKVFIKFVKEYKKGNTPNPDILCNQEIKFKVFFKFAIEILKADYIATGHYAIIKKINLNYYLFRAMDVNKDQSYFLYTLKQDVMSKILFPLAKKKKVEIRKIAKKINLCVFKKKDSTGICFIPPQKFSIFLSRYIPISIGKILTMSSEHIGFHIGFSYYTIGQRKGLKIGGQKNKGVFPWYVVKKDIFKNIIFVVQGKGNPYLLSFGILVKKINWIDKINLLNNIYCTVQIRYRQIAVPCIVIFLKNRLLTKILFYKPLLSVTIGQSAVFYQNKKCIGGGVIKSIFPYLP from the coding sequence ATGATTTTTAAGCATGAGCAATTTATGAAAAAAAATAAAAAAGTTATTTTAGCTATGTCGGGAGGAGTGGATTCATCTGTTTCTGCGTGGTTTTTATTGAAAAAAAAATATCATGTAGAAGGTTTATTTATGAAGAATTGGGAAGAAGATGATACTAAAGAATATTGTGCTGCACGAAAAGATTTAGAAGATGCGCGTCATGTTTGCAAAACACTTGGTATTTATTTACATGTAATAAATTTTTCTACAGAATATTGGGAAAAGGTATTTATAAAATTTGTTAAGGAATATAAAAAAGGAAATACACCTAATCCAGATATATTATGTAATCAAGAAATAAAATTTAAAGTTTTTTTTAAATTTGCCATTGAAATATTAAAAGCGGATTATATAGCTACTGGACATTATGCAATTATAAAAAAAATAAACTTAAACTATTATCTTTTTCGAGCTATGGATGTAAATAAAGATCAAAGTTATTTTTTATATACTTTAAAACAAGATGTTATGTCAAAAATTTTATTTCCATTAGCTAAAAAAAAAAAAGTAGAAATTAGAAAAATTGCTAAAAAAATAAATTTATGTGTTTTTAAAAAAAAAGATTCTACAGGAATTTGTTTTATTCCTCCTCAAAAATTTTCTATTTTTTTAAGTCGTTATATACCTATATCAATAGGAAAGATTTTAACTATGTCTTCTGAGCATATAGGATTTCATATTGGATTTTCTTATTATACAATAGGTCAAAGAAAAGGATTAAAAATTGGTGGACAAAAAAATAAGGGAGTTTTTCCGTGGTATGTTGTAAAAAAAGATATTTTTAAAAATATTATTTTCGTAGTTCAGGGCAAAGGTAATCCTTATCTTTTATCTTTTGGTATTTTAGTTAAAAAAATAAATTGGATTGATAAGATTAATCTTTTAAACAACATATATTGTACAGTACAAATTAGATATCGTCAGATTGCAGTTCCTTGTATAGTGATATTTTTAAAGAATCGATTATTAACTAAAATTTTATTTTATAAACCATTATTATCAGTCACTATAGGTCAGTCAGCTGTTTTTTATCAAAATAAAAAATGTATCGGTGGAGGTGTAATTAAATCAATTTTTCCTTATTTACCATAA
- a CDS encoding GTPase, with the protein MNKEKKYCGHVLLVGRTNVGKSTILNKIVKKNISITSNKSNTTKEHIIGIHTTDTIQSILIDSPGLKKNKNSFLEKKKTEIHINI; encoded by the coding sequence ATGAATAAAGAAAAAAAATATTGTGGTCATGTACTCTTAGTAGGACGAACTAATGTAGGAAAATCAACAATTTTAAATAAAATAGTAAAAAAAAATATTTCTATAACCTCTAATAAATCGAATACTACAAAAGAACATATTATTGGTATTCACACTACTGATACCATTCAATCTATTTTAATAGATTCTCCGGGACTAAAAAAAAATAAAAATAGTTTTTTAGAAAAAAAAAAAACAGAAATACATATCAATATTTAA
- a CDS encoding exoribonuclease II — MLQNNPVLMKLKKKFNKKNIKAEGIVRSTSKSYGFLEIDSKKKYLIASKNMKKVMNGDKIIGSIIVKNNRKMIYPEKLIEPFLKKFIGNVYKINDLIFLQPIYPYLKGVSLHCLCAVNTSILKDGDWVLGKLTSHCLNQKNVFEAKIIDFIAQKENPLAPWYVVLTRYNLEKSSPEIKKNNLIYRNNSLKIRKNLTHLDFITIDNSNTKDIDDAVFVEKISNENYSLTIAIADPTEYISNNTDLDNIAKKRSFTNYLPGFNIPMLPKILSEDLCSLKQNEIRPVLACRVIIDAKGNILYKDLEFFLAYIQSKSQLSYDNVSNWLEKLGIWKPKNKKIKKQIKLLKIIYDIRYKWRKKNALIFPNYPEYRFNLSEKKEVLGIFIENRRVAHKIIEECMITANICAAFFLKNTLGFGLYNTHIGFDVVNANSASNFLKKYNIFVQSHEIMTLKGFCKLHKYLKNLSNNYIYNRICKLQAFGELSLIPQAHFALGLDYYATWTSPIRKYSDIINHRLIKSVIMGLKNIRKPEQDVVTHILNRRRLYRIAVKELEKWLYVQFFFKYYKNNQYLKATITDIFKNGIQVRLINNGAFVFIPASFIHQLKTEITFNTELGVVYIHNKIYYYVTDIIKVRLLSIKKENNTIIASII, encoded by the coding sequence ATGCTTCAAAATAACCCTGTACTTATGAAGTTAAAAAAAAAATTCAATAAAAAAAATATAAAAGCAGAAGGTATTGTAAGAAGTACATCTAAAAGTTATGGTTTTTTAGAAATAGATTCTAAAAAAAAATATTTAATTGCTTCTAAAAATATGAAAAAAGTTATGAATGGCGATAAAATTATTGGTAGTATAATTGTAAAAAATAACCGAAAAATGATATATCCAGAAAAATTGATAGAACCATTTTTAAAAAAATTTATCGGAAATGTTTATAAAATCAATGATTTAATTTTTCTTCAACCAATTTATCCTTATTTAAAGGGAGTGTCATTACATTGTTTATGTGCTGTTAATACTTCTATTTTAAAAGATGGTGACTGGGTTCTTGGAAAATTAACTAGCCATTGTTTAAATCAAAAAAATGTTTTTGAAGCAAAAATTATCGATTTTATTGCTCAGAAAGAAAATCCATTAGCTCCATGGTATGTTGTATTAACTAGATATAATTTAGAAAAATCTTCACCAGAGATAAAAAAAAATAATTTAATATATCGCAATAATAGTCTAAAAATTCGTAAAAATTTAACTCATTTAGATTTTATAACTATAGATAATAGTAATACAAAAGATATAGATGACGCAGTTTTTGTAGAAAAAATTTCAAATGAGAATTATTCTTTAACTATTGCTATAGCTGATCCCACTGAATATATATCTAATAATACTGATCTTGATAATATTGCAAAAAAAAGAAGTTTTACAAATTATTTACCAGGATTCAACATACCTATGTTGCCAAAAATTTTATCAGAAGATTTATGTTCTTTAAAGCAAAATGAAATTCGTCCTGTTTTAGCATGTCGTGTTATTATAGATGCGAAAGGAAATATATTATATAAAGATTTAGAATTTTTCTTAGCATATATTCAATCTAAGAGTCAGTTATCATATGATAATGTATCAAATTGGTTAGAAAAATTAGGAATTTGGAAACCTAAAAATAAAAAAATTAAGAAACAAATAAAATTATTAAAAATAATATATGATATTAGATATAAATGGAGAAAAAAGAATGCATTAATTTTTCCTAACTATCCAGAATATCGTTTTAATTTATCTGAAAAGAAAGAAGTTTTAGGTATTTTCATTGAAAATCGTAGAGTAGCGCATAAAATTATAGAAGAGTGTATGATTACAGCTAATATATGTGCAGCTTTTTTTTTAAAAAATACTTTAGGTTTTGGTTTATATAATACTCATATAGGTTTTGATGTTGTAAATGCTAACTCTGCTTCTAATTTTTTAAAAAAATATAACATTTTTGTTCAGTCTCATGAAATTATGACGTTAAAAGGATTTTGCAAATTACATAAATATTTAAAAAATTTGTCAAATAATTATATTTATAATCGAATTTGTAAACTACAAGCTTTTGGTGAACTTAGTTTAATACCACAAGCGCATTTTGCCTTAGGTTTAGATTATTATGCGACTTGGACATCTCCTATTCGAAAATATAGTGATATTATCAATCATCGTTTAATAAAATCTGTAATTATGGGTTTAAAAAATATTAGAAAACCAGAGCAGGATGTTGTTACTCATATTTTAAATCGTAGACGACTTTATCGCATTGCAGTTAAAGAATTAGAGAAATGGTTATATGTCCAATTTTTTTTCAAATATTATAAAAATAATCAGTACTTAAAAGCTACCATCACTGATATTTTTAAAAATGGAATACAGGTACGTTTAATTAATAATGGTGCCTTTGTTTTTATACCAGCATCTTTTATACATCAATTAAAAACAGAGATAACTTTTAATACTGAATTAGGTGTGGTATACATACATAATAAGATTTACTATTATGTTACAGATATTATTAAGGTTCGTTTATTAAGTATTAAAAAAGAAAATAATACAATTATTGCGAGTATAATTTAA
- a CDS encoding nucleotide exchange factor GrpE, whose protein sequence is MLNDNNKKIDSSITSQTSQDIDKKNDSLDFKTVIKEKLYIKKNKKYTSLVNQYELLNIEKLKISKENKKEIIKIRNNLQKKTKDVYKFFLHKYFLLILPILDSIESSLSALTDIHEEVFLEVSIHLKKLNKLFLSIFMDFNVTKIDSINIPFNPEIHQAMSIDFSGKYLNNYISHVIQKGYLLNKRLLRPALVSVSQSEV, encoded by the coding sequence ATGTTAAACGATAATAATAAAAAGATTGATTCTTCTATTACTTCTCAAACCTCTCAAGACATTGATAAAAAAAATGACTCTTTAGATTTTAAGACAGTAATTAAGGAAAAATTATATATAAAAAAAAATAAAAAATATACTTCTTTGGTCAATCAATATGAATTATTAAATATAGAGAAATTAAAAATATCTAAAGAAAATAAAAAAGAAATAATTAAGATTCGTAATAACTTACAAAAAAAAACAAAAGATGTATATAAATTTTTTTTACATAAGTATTTTTTATTAATTCTACCTATTTTAGATAGTATTGAGTCATCCTTAAGTGCATTAACTGATATTCATGAAGAAGTTTTTTTAGAAGTTTCTATTCATTTAAAAAAACTAAATAAATTATTTTTATCAATTTTTATGGATTTTAATGTTACAAAAATTGACTCAATTAATATCCCTTTTAATCCTGAAATTCATCAAGCAATGTCAATCGATTTTTCCGGAAAATATTTAAATAATTATATTTCGCACGTAATTCAGAAAGGATATTTATTAAATAAACGTTTATTACGTCCTGCTTTGGTTTCTGTTTCTCAGTCTGAGGTATAA
- a CDS encoding YchE family NAAT transporter: MNFFNTELYVYIKFFISLFTIINPIGMIPVFISLTNNQTNNERNKTNMKANFTALIILLFSLFYGCYVLDVFNISIESFRIAGGLLIFTIAYSMINGTLLKNISCFTSKNNISNINKQKKLSAQDISIMPLAMPLIAGPGAISSVILWRMQYSNYYHLIGFSFVIVFFSFFCWVVFKISPYITTIIDEIYITVINRIMGLLLLALAVECIFNGMKSIFFSYI; the protein is encoded by the coding sequence ATGAATTTTTTTAATACAGAATTATATGTATATATCAAATTTTTTATTAGTCTTTTTACAATTATTAATCCAATTGGAATGATTCCGGTTTTTATCAGTTTAACGAATAATCAAACCAATAATGAAAGAAATAAAACCAATATGAAAGCAAATTTTACAGCTTTAATTATTTTATTATTTTCTTTATTTTATGGTTGTTATGTTTTAGACGTTTTTAATATATCAATTGAATCCTTCCGTATAGCTGGAGGTTTATTAATTTTTACGATCGCTTACTCTATGATAAACGGAACATTATTAAAAAATATATCATGTTTTACATCTAAAAATAATATTTCTAATATAAATAAACAGAAAAAATTATCTGCACAAGATATTTCTATTATGCCGTTAGCTATGCCATTAATAGCAGGGCCAGGTGCTATTAGTTCTGTGATTTTGTGGAGAATGCAGTATTCTAATTATTATCACTTAATTGGTTTTTCTTTTGTTATTGTCTTTTTTTCTTTTTTTTGTTGGGTAGTTTTTAAAATATCTCCATATATTACTACTATTATAGATGAAATTTATATTACAGTCATTAATCGTATAATGGGTTTATTGTTATTAGCTCTTGCAGTAGAATGTATTTTTAACGGTATGAAATCAATTTTTTTTAGTTATATTTAA
- the tadA gene encoding tRNA adenosine(34) deaminase TadA, translated as MIFNDTYWMRYALLAAKIGEKKGEIPIGSIVVYKNQLIGMGWNSCITQHNPSAHAEILSMQKAGQTLKNYRLLNTILYVTHEPCWMCSSAIVFSRISRVVYGSYSSKYECITNFMNILYKKNIKHHIKNITSGILLYECSILLSNFFKKKRKK; from the coding sequence ATGATATTTAATGATACTTATTGGATGAGATACGCCTTATTAGCTGCAAAAATTGGTGAAAAAAAAGGAGAAATTCCAATAGGATCAATTGTAGTTTATAAAAATCAATTAATAGGAATGGGTTGGAATAGTTGTATTACTCAGCATAATCCGAGTGCACATGCAGAAATTTTATCTATGCAAAAAGCCGGACAAACATTAAAAAATTATCGATTATTGAACACTATACTATATGTAACGCATGAGCCGTGTTGGATGTGTTCATCAGCAATTGTATTTTCACGCATTAGCCGTGTAGTATATGGTTCATATAGCTCAAAATATGAGTGTATTACAAATTTTATGAATATTTTATATAAAAAAAATATCAAGCATCATATAAAAAATATTACTTCTGGAATATTGTTATATGAATGCTCAATTTTATTAAGTAATTTTTTTAAAAAAAAAAGAAAAAAATAA
- the dnaQ gene encoding DNA polymerase III subunit epsilon, with the protein MRQIVLDIETTGMNKYGVIYLNHRIIEIGMIELINRQETGKILHYYLNPDRQIDEAAHKIHGISENFLKNKPFFKDIFQNLLNFLYKAEIIVHNAIFDIGFLDYEFHLLNLNIKKINDFCGILDTLKLARQQFPGKKNSLSALCKRYNICNRERTLHGALLDAKLLTKVYLFMTVKQEKIFFSNSDNEIHKKNEIKKVILTKDIYQPLKILYATKAELQLHKKFLINFCNKKNKFLW; encoded by the coding sequence ATGAGACAAATTGTACTAGATATTGAAACTACTGGTATGAATAAATATGGAGTAATATATTTAAATCATCGAATTATTGAAATTGGTATGATAGAATTAATTAACCGTCAAGAAACCGGAAAGATTCTTCATTATTATTTAAATCCAGATCGTCAAATAGATGAAGCGGCTCATAAAATACATGGGATTTCTGAAAATTTTTTAAAGAATAAACCTTTTTTTAAAGATATTTTTCAGAATTTATTAAATTTTTTATATAAAGCAGAAATAATAGTGCATAATGCTATTTTTGATATTGGATTTTTAGATTATGAGTTTCATTTATTAAATTTGAATATTAAGAAAATAAATGATTTTTGCGGAATTCTTGATACTTTAAAATTAGCGCGTCAACAATTTCCTGGTAAAAAAAACAGTTTAAGTGCGTTATGTAAGCGGTATAATATTTGTAATAGAGAACGAACATTGCACGGAGCGTTATTAGATGCGAAATTATTAACTAAAGTATATCTATTTATGACAGTAAAGCAAGAAAAAATATTTTTTTCTAATTCTGATAATGAAATTCATAAAAAAAATGAAATAAAAAAAGTAATTTTGACAAAAGATATTTATCAACCATTAAAAATACTATATGCTACTAAGGCTGAATTACAATTACATAAAAAATTTTTAATTAATTTTTGTAATAAAAAAAATAAATTTTTATGGTAA
- a CDS encoding enoyl-ACP reductase FabI codes for MNYAFFKKKKILIVGITNIFSISWGIAKVMYKFGAELAFVYKRKKLKNRIQNFAKTLNSNIVLQCNINSDTEIKILSRKLYQHWKKFDGIIHAVAYVPLSQLQENYLQIANRQDFLATHESCSFSLVALVKELYPLLNENSSIVTLSYLGSIKYIPFYHVIGPAKASLEANVRYLAYCVGKKNIRINAVSSGPIKTSSSYKIPFFKKIFSLYKSYSPLKKNTTSKEIGNVTSFLCSDLASGITGQIIYVDSGFSISNMFPS; via the coding sequence ATTAATTATGCATTTTTTAAAAAAAAAAAAATATTAATAGTTGGTATTACTAACATTTTTTCAATATCCTGGGGTATTGCTAAAGTTATGTATAAATTTGGAGCGGAATTAGCATTTGTTTATAAAAGGAAAAAATTAAAAAATCGTATTCAAAATTTTGCAAAAACATTAAATTCTAATATTGTTTTACAGTGTAATATAAATTCTGATACTGAGATAAAAATTTTGTCGCGTAAATTATATCAACATTGGAAAAAATTTGATGGCATTATACATGCTGTTGCGTATGTACCTTTATCACAATTACAAGAAAATTATCTTCAAATAGCTAATCGTCAGGATTTTTTAGCAACTCATGAGTCTTGTTCCTTTAGTTTAGTAGCTTTAGTAAAAGAATTGTATCCATTATTAAATGAAAATTCATCTATTGTAACTTTATCATATTTAGGATCTATAAAATATATTCCATTTTATCATGTTATAGGTCCTGCAAAGGCATCTTTAGAAGCCAATGTGCGTTATTTAGCATATTGTGTGGGGAAAAAGAATATTCGGATTAACGCAGTATCATCTGGACCAATAAAAACTTCTTCTTCCTATAAGATTCCATTTTTTAAAAAAATTTTTTCATTATATAAGAGTTATTCACCGTTAAAAAAAAACACGACCAGTAAAGAAATAGGTAATGTAACTTCTTTTTTATGTTCTGATTTAGCTAGCGGTATTACTGGACAAATTATATATGTTGATTCTGGTTTTAGTATTTCTAATATGTTCCCATCGTAA
- the lepA gene encoding translation elongation factor 4 — protein sequence MKNIRNFSIIAHVDHGKSTLSDRLIQICGGLSPREMSSQVLDSMDLERERGITIKAQSVMIKYQAKNKKNYFLNFIDTPGHVNFSYEVSRSLSACEGVLLVVDAAQGVEAQTIANCRSALNLNLKILPVLNKIDLPNANPVKVTQDIQNIIGISMEDAIKCSAKTGFGILQLLEKIIEKIPAPKGSKENPLQALIIDSWFDKYLGVVSLIRIKNGCIAIKDKIKIVNSQNIYQVEKLGIFTPKRKIKKMLSCGEVGWIICGIKNISSLVVGETITSYNKPAQKALPKFKKIKPKIYAGFFPKHPDQFPYFKDALMKLQLNDTALYYEPDNSKVLGLGFRCGFLGLLHLEIIQSRLEREYSINLIITSPTVGYEIILNNKKKIYIDNPTKLPSLNLIKKIREPIADCIIITPIKYIGNVMQLCKKNRGKQKSLIYHETQTVISYEIPLSELVLNFFDKLKSVSSGYASLEYKFKKFKTSELLKIDIFINLIKLDALSTITHKNKIQDQAKSIIQNIKKFMPRHQFDISIQAKISNKVIARETIKQLRKNVIAKCYGGDVSRKKKLLQKQKKGKKKMKNFGSVSIPPEIFSSILAINKK from the coding sequence ATGAAAAATATAAGAAACTTTTCTATTATTGCCCATGTAGATCATGGTAAATCAACGTTATCTGATAGATTAATACAAATTTGTGGCGGTTTATCACCAAGAGAAATGTCTTCGCAAGTTCTTGATTCCATGGATTTAGAACGTGAACGCGGAATTACTATTAAAGCACAAAGCGTAATGATTAAATATCAAGCTAAAAATAAAAAAAATTATTTTTTAAACTTTATCGATACACCGGGTCATGTAAATTTCTCTTATGAAGTATCTAGATCATTATCAGCATGTGAAGGCGTTTTACTTGTTGTTGATGCAGCTCAAGGAGTAGAAGCTCAAACTATTGCTAATTGTCGAAGCGCACTAAATTTAAATTTAAAAATTCTACCTGTATTAAATAAAATTGATTTACCAAATGCCAATCCAGTTAAAGTAACTCAAGATATTCAAAATATTATAGGAATATCTATGGAAGATGCAATTAAATGCTCAGCAAAAACAGGATTTGGCATTTTACAATTATTAGAAAAAATCATTGAAAAAATTCCCGCTCCCAAAGGGAGTAAAGAAAATCCCTTACAGGCTTTAATAATTGATTCTTGGTTTGATAAGTATTTAGGTGTAGTTTCTTTAATCCGTATTAAAAATGGTTGCATCGCAATTAAAGATAAAATTAAAATCGTAAATTCTCAAAACATTTATCAAGTTGAAAAATTAGGTATATTTACTCCAAAAAGAAAAATAAAAAAGATGTTATCATGTGGCGAAGTAGGCTGGATTATTTGTGGTATTAAAAATATTTCTTCTTTAGTAGTCGGAGAAACAATTACCTCATATAATAAACCAGCCCAAAAAGCTTTACCAAAATTTAAAAAAATTAAACCAAAAATTTATGCTGGTTTTTTTCCAAAACATCCTGATCAATTTCCATATTTTAAAGACGCTTTAATGAAATTACAATTAAATGATACAGCTCTATATTATGAACCAGACAATTCAAAAGTATTAGGTTTAGGATTTAGATGTGGATTTTTAGGGCTATTACATCTAGAAATTATTCAATCACGTTTAGAACGTGAGTATAGTATTAACTTAATTATTACATCTCCTACAGTAGGATACGAAATTATCTTAAATAATAAAAAAAAAATATATATTGATAATCCAACTAAACTCCCTTCTCTGAATTTAATTAAAAAAATTCGTGAACCAATTGCGGACTGTATTATTATTACTCCAATCAAATATATTGGTAACGTGATGCAATTATGTAAAAAAAACAGAGGAAAACAAAAAAGTTTAATATATCATGAGACGCAAACTGTGATATCATATGAAATCCCTTTATCTGAACTTGTTTTAAATTTTTTTGATAAATTAAAATCTGTTTCAAGTGGATATGCGTCTCTAGAATATAAATTTAAAAAATTTAAAACAAGTGAACTCTTAAAAATAGATATTTTTATTAATTTAATAAAGTTAGACGCTTTATCAACTATAACTCATAAAAATAAAATACAAGATCAAGCTAAAAGTATTATTCAAAATATAAAAAAATTTATGCCCAGACATCAGTTTGATATTTCTATACAAGCAAAAATATCAAATAAAGTTATTGCCCGTGAAACTATCAAACAACTTAGAAAAAATGTTATTGCAAAATGTTATGGAGGTGATGTTAGTCGTAAAAAGAAATTATTACAGAAACAAAAAAAAGGTAAGAAAAAAATGAAAAATTTTGGATCGGTAAGTATTCCACCAGAAATCTTTTCTTCTATTCTAGCAATAAATAAAAAATAA